In one Neobacillus sp. WH10 genomic region, the following are encoded:
- the efeO gene encoding iron uptake system protein EfeO, whose product MKLLKVSGILLFSSSLLFGCANTDKTTSTEKVKETKNTATKALDGVTEAYREYAIGEIEEFVKATEAFTTAVKNGDIEQAKALYGPARMHYERAEPIAEVFGDLDPKIDAREGDVPEEEWGGYHRIEKGLWVDNTTKGYEQYADQLMKDVNLLRAKVDTVEVTPDLLITGAVDLLNEVSTSKVTGEEDRYSHTDLYDFAANVEGAEKIYQLLNQELEKKDKELSKEIQTRFDEIYSLLNQQKNGDGYKLYTELTEAQVKELSQAIDALAEPLSQLGMVTEAS is encoded by the coding sequence ATGAAACTACTAAAAGTATCAGGAATTTTATTGTTTTCTAGCAGTCTTTTATTTGGTTGTGCAAATACGGACAAAACTACTTCAACTGAAAAGGTGAAAGAAACAAAAAATACAGCAACAAAAGCTCTTGATGGGGTAACAGAAGCTTACCGCGAATATGCTATTGGCGAAATTGAAGAATTTGTAAAGGCAACAGAAGCATTTACGACAGCTGTTAAAAATGGAGATATCGAGCAAGCAAAGGCTCTATATGGACCAGCTAGGATGCACTATGAGCGTGCTGAACCGATTGCAGAAGTATTTGGGGATCTTGATCCGAAAATTGATGCACGTGAGGGGGATGTCCCTGAGGAAGAATGGGGCGGGTATCACCGAATTGAAAAAGGATTATGGGTGGATAACACAACAAAGGGATATGAGCAATATGCCGATCAGCTAATGAAAGATGTTAATCTGCTCAGAGCCAAAGTAGATACGGTCGAGGTTACACCAGATTTATTAATTACAGGGGCAGTGGACCTTTTAAATGAGGTATCAACATCAAAAGTGACAGGAGAAGAGGATCGTTATTCCCATACCGATTTATATGATTTTGCAGCGAACGTAGAGGGCGCGGAAAAGATTTATCAGCTGTTAAATCAGGAACTAGAGAAAAAAGATAAAGAACTATCAAAGGAAATTCAAACACGTTTTGATGAGATTTATAGTTTATTGAACCAGCAGAAAAATGGTGATGGCTATAAGCTTTATACAGAATTAACGGAAGCACAAGTGAAAGAGCTTAGCCAGGCGATTGATGCACTTGCAGAACCGCTATCCCAACTAGGCATGGTTACGGAGGCGTCTTAA
- the efeB gene encoding iron uptake transporter deferrochelatase/peroxidase subunit, with amino-acid sequence MTKHTNTQKDLAINGAKISRRDILKTAGVGGVGVILGASGLGGLLSLKEGNAAATDKKDIIPFYGKHQGGITTKTQNHVYFVSLDVTTSKKEDLVKLFKDWTTASALLSEGKPVGELSSNEFLPPKDTGEADGLSSSNLTITFGVGPNLFVKDNQDRFGLKQKQPKELVDLPKFPLDALEEAWTGGDLCIQACADDLQVAFHAVRNLIRIARGKATLRWAQTGFQRTKQADPKEATPRNLFGFKDGSANSDVNNENQMNEQVWVQPGDGPNWLVNGSYLVVRRIQMFIEVWDRSTLKEQEKTFGRYRDSGAPLGQKDEFETLDLKKKNEQGEYSIPVDSHTRLSHGDGSQKILRRAYSYSDGMDVKTGSFDAGLLFLCFQRTPSKQFIPIQNRLAKMDKLNEYTSHRGSAIFACLPGAKQGGFIGETLFN; translated from the coding sequence TTGACAAAGCATACAAACACCCAAAAAGATCTTGCCATTAATGGAGCAAAGATTTCAAGAAGAGATATCTTAAAAACTGCCGGTGTGGGCGGTGTCGGGGTAATTCTCGGTGCATCGGGCCTCGGCGGTTTACTTTCGCTTAAAGAAGGGAATGCTGCTGCCACTGATAAAAAGGATATCATTCCTTTTTATGGGAAACATCAAGGCGGAATCACCACGAAAACACAGAATCATGTTTATTTTGTTTCCTTGGATGTGACAACATCGAAAAAAGAGGATTTAGTGAAGCTATTCAAGGATTGGACGACAGCTTCTGCCTTGTTATCTGAAGGAAAGCCTGTTGGAGAGCTTTCCAGTAATGAGTTTCTCCCTCCAAAGGATACAGGTGAAGCAGACGGTTTATCATCATCGAATTTAACCATCACCTTTGGCGTTGGCCCAAATCTGTTCGTAAAAGACAACCAAGATCGCTTTGGATTAAAGCAAAAGCAGCCGAAGGAATTAGTTGATCTTCCAAAATTTCCACTGGATGCGCTGGAAGAAGCATGGACAGGCGGCGATTTATGTATACAAGCCTGTGCAGATGATTTACAGGTAGCCTTTCATGCTGTCCGGAATTTGATTCGAATCGCACGTGGAAAGGCGACACTTCGCTGGGCACAAACCGGTTTTCAGCGAACGAAACAAGCAGATCCTAAAGAGGCGACACCAAGGAATTTGTTTGGCTTTAAAGACGGTTCAGCCAACTCAGATGTGAACAATGAAAACCAAATGAATGAACAGGTCTGGGTGCAGCCTGGGGATGGGCCAAATTGGCTGGTGAACGGAAGTTACCTAGTAGTCCGCCGAATTCAAATGTTTATCGAAGTATGGGATCGTTCGACATTAAAAGAGCAGGAGAAAACCTTTGGCCGCTATCGTGACAGCGGAGCACCACTTGGACAAAAAGATGAATTTGAGACATTAGATTTGAAAAAGAAAAATGAACAAGGTGAATATAGCATACCTGTTGATTCACATACCCGATTGTCACATGGGGATGGTTCGCAAAAGATTCTGCGCCGCGCCTATTCCTACTCCGATGGGATGGATGTAAAAACAGGAAGCTTTGATGCAGGCCTGCTATTCCTATGTTTCCAGCGTACACCAAGTAAACAATTTATCCCCATCCAAAATAGGTTGGCTAAAATGGATAAATTAAATGAATATACATCCCACCGGGGAAGTGCCATTTTTGCTTGTTTGCCTGGAGCAAAACAAGGCGGATTTATAGGAGAGACACTTTTTAACTAA
- a CDS encoding FTR1 family protein, which translates to MPRLTKLFKSLVLLTAFFVLLQLTYPVTAAENHDELFVLIGDSLMKAKDGEQAVVSKNMEQFAAEWKSIKNADSKQAKKVDQELTEVQRLLTESNVEKEKLSKSLSSLSSAVVLYEQEQNPADRAKGKEQVKQLLPLINNLKASIEKEDIAALKGQYQQLMNEWTASEKIVHDESIAAYGNIEKYTALIRIAITQEPADLDKAKQNAEQLTVEVENFLAGKTSKEPEGNYSLTDVSNLLSQAEKQISEKDYQGASSQLNELLTIWPMVEGDVSTRDSKLYSDIETKIPTAISILNSKNVKAEKASDIVKDINTRLAPLMSKTNYSFWDAALILLREGLEGLLIVVTLIAFLKKMGQSSKQKWIWSGVIAGILASAVLAVIINIVFSQIVAASSREYIEGITGIVAVVMMLTVGVWLHNKSSIVQWNKYINQQIQQAIAKGSLLSFSFISFLSVFREGAETIIFYTGITPYISLAQLTAGILLAVGILVIVGFHIIKYSIKIPIRLFFKAATLLIYFLAFKILGISIHALQISNVLPTSTVENLPFIEWLGLYPTLETTIAQLCLLAVIVFMTYLVKKNDSKQIITTNV; encoded by the coding sequence ATGCCAAGATTAACAAAGTTATTTAAGTCTTTAGTTTTACTAACGGCATTTTTTGTTCTGCTGCAATTGACCTACCCCGTAACGGCTGCTGAAAATCATGATGAACTATTCGTCCTAATTGGTGACAGCTTAATGAAAGCAAAAGATGGTGAGCAGGCTGTCGTCTCCAAAAATATGGAGCAATTCGCAGCGGAATGGAAATCGATTAAGAACGCTGACAGCAAACAGGCCAAAAAGGTTGACCAGGAATTAACAGAGGTTCAAAGATTACTAACGGAAAGTAATGTAGAAAAAGAGAAACTTTCAAAAAGCCTTTCGTCCCTATCAAGTGCAGTAGTGCTTTATGAGCAGGAACAAAATCCGGCGGATAGGGCAAAAGGAAAAGAACAGGTAAAACAGTTACTTCCGCTCATTAACAATCTGAAAGCTTCGATTGAAAAGGAAGATATCGCTGCTTTAAAAGGTCAATACCAACAACTAATGAACGAGTGGACTGCCTCAGAAAAAATCGTCCATGATGAGAGCATTGCCGCATACGGGAATATTGAAAAATACACGGCTCTCATTAGAATTGCGATTACACAGGAGCCAGCCGATTTGGATAAGGCTAAGCAAAATGCGGAGCAATTAACAGTAGAAGTAGAAAACTTTTTAGCGGGAAAAACTTCGAAAGAACCTGAAGGAAATTATTCGCTGACAGACGTATCGAACCTTTTAAGCCAAGCAGAAAAGCAAATCTCGGAAAAGGATTATCAAGGAGCTAGCAGCCAATTAAATGAACTCCTTACCATCTGGCCAATGGTGGAAGGGGATGTTTCAACAAGGGATAGCAAGTTATATAGTGATATTGAAACAAAGATTCCTACCGCAATCAGTATCTTAAATTCGAAAAACGTGAAGGCTGAAAAAGCTTCCGATATCGTGAAGGACATTAACACGCGCCTTGCTCCGTTAATGAGCAAAACCAATTATTCCTTCTGGGATGCGGCACTGATATTATTACGTGAGGGTTTAGAGGGTTTATTAATTGTCGTAACGTTAATCGCCTTTTTGAAAAAAATGGGGCAATCATCCAAGCAAAAGTGGATTTGGTCCGGAGTGATTGCCGGGATTTTAGCAAGTGCAGTCCTAGCTGTCATTATCAACATCGTTTTTTCGCAAATCGTTGCCGCTTCTAGCAGGGAATATATTGAAGGAATAACCGGTATTGTTGCAGTTGTGATGATGCTGACAGTAGGGGTATGGCTTCATAATAAATCGAGTATCGTTCAGTGGAATAAATACATTAATCAGCAAATACAGCAGGCAATTGCAAAAGGAAGCCTACTATCTTTCAGCTTCATTAGTTTTCTTTCTGTTTTTCGTGAAGGAGCCGAGACGATTATATTTTATACCGGCATTACCCCATATATTAGTTTAGCCCAGCTCACTGCAGGAATCCTTTTGGCCGTTGGTATTTTAGTAATAGTGGGCTTTCATATTATAAAATACAGTATAAAAATCCCAATCCGTCTATTTTTTAAAGCGGCCACCTTGTTAATTTACTTCTTAGCCTTTAAAATTTTGGGGATCAGCATCCATGCCTTGCAAATTTCGAATGTGCTTCCAACTTCGACGGTTGAAAATTTACCGTTCATAGAGTGGCTTGGACTATACCCGACATTGGAAACAACGATAGCTCAATTATGTTTACTGGCCGTGATAGTATTCATGACTTACTTAGTTAAAAAAAATGATAGTAAACAAATCATAACTACAAATGTTTAA
- a CDS encoding polysaccharide biosynthesis protein, which translates to MAIYYKGIFFLAASAFLGEGIEVLVNMILARELGSHGLGLYMSILPSIFLIVLLSSFELQVSISKFIAEREERYHRNILYHALTITIVFTSILFLVTAAVIPFIPVFNTYHPYIRWFVLILIPVISFTSVARGYFMGMQQMGKIAVSNFLRKIIQLGMLFILFRFFSFDAESSLLIAVGTLIGSEIVVFFYLIYSFIIQFQQLKRQPFSNINKKVVRKNLMAVSIPTTGLRLFSAVTGAIQPFIIKAALVHSGMTDALATEQFGMLMGVAVSIGFFPAFIAHSLMIVLIPAVSKTYSQKDYPTLQKMLQQVMKLTLLYGVAAVTIFYFFAPQLTSLFFKSETSAVFLQLLWPFFLFHFFIMPLQAFLIGVDLLKEAFIHIIWSTIISFALILWLGSSPEWQMNGVIIGMNTGAVLLALMHYLTICKKIGVSVLMKGVMSKATER; encoded by the coding sequence TTGGCTATTTATTATAAAGGAATATTCTTTTTAGCTGCTTCTGCTTTTTTAGGGGAAGGAATTGAAGTCTTAGTAAATATGATTCTCGCAAGGGAGTTGGGATCACATGGATTAGGACTTTATATGTCGATCCTGCCATCAATCTTTTTAATTGTGTTACTGTCCAGCTTCGAACTTCAGGTATCGATATCTAAATTCATTGCGGAAAGAGAGGAACGCTACCACCGAAATATTCTTTATCATGCGCTTACGATTACAATTGTTTTTACCAGCATTTTATTTTTAGTTACGGCAGCGGTGATTCCCTTTATTCCAGTATTTAATACGTACCATCCCTACATTAGATGGTTTGTTTTGATCCTTATTCCAGTTATTTCCTTCACCTCTGTTGCCAGGGGCTATTTTATGGGGATGCAGCAGATGGGAAAAATTGCGGTATCAAATTTTTTACGAAAAATCATACAACTCGGAATGCTGTTTATATTATTCCGATTTTTTTCTTTTGACGCAGAATCATCCTTGTTAATTGCCGTAGGTACACTGATAGGCAGTGAGATTGTTGTGTTTTTTTATTTAATTTACTCGTTTATTATTCAATTTCAGCAGCTGAAACGTCAGCCTTTTTCCAATATAAATAAGAAAGTAGTCCGGAAAAATTTAATGGCGGTGTCGATTCCAACCACTGGTCTCCGTTTGTTTTCAGCAGTCACGGGTGCAATCCAGCCATTCATTATTAAGGCAGCGTTAGTTCACTCCGGAATGACTGATGCACTCGCTACTGAGCAATTTGGAATGTTAATGGGTGTGGCGGTATCCATCGGATTCTTCCCAGCGTTTATTGCCCACTCTTTAATGATTGTCCTAATCCCAGCTGTTTCGAAAACCTATTCACAAAAAGATTATCCAACCTTACAAAAAATGCTCCAGCAAGTGATGAAACTTACCCTTTTATATGGTGTGGCTGCTGTAACCATATTCTATTTTTTTGCGCCGCAATTAACGTCCCTATTTTTTAAATCAGAGACATCTGCTGTATTTTTGCAGCTGCTTTGGCCGTTTTTCTTATTTCATTTTTTCATCATGCCACTTCAGGCCTTTTTGATTGGAGTTGATTTGTTAAAAGAGGCATTTATTCATATAATCTGGTCTACGATCATATCCTTTGCGCTCATTCTCTGGCTTGGTTCCTCGCCGGAATGGCAAATGAATGGGGTCATTATTGGGATGAATACAGGAGCCGTTTTATTAGCGCTGATGCATTATTTAACAATCTGTAAGAAGATTGGCGTCTCAGTTTTAATGAAGGGCGTTATGTCAAAAGCAACTGAGCGGTAG
- a CDS encoding RNA polymerase sigma factor produces MNIKSFEDLVNEYGTTIYKYILSLVNHKELAEDLYQEVLLSAYLAYPSIKEPCKYKSWLFKIAVNKCRDYWRKENKSKQFWKKEVYTYSASFEPTSIPEEELLHKFSAEQMAEKVMTLPEIYRYPIYLYYYQDLSLLEISKKSNLPMSTVKTRMKRAKERLRPKVLSLA; encoded by the coding sequence ATGAACATTAAATCATTTGAGGATTTAGTAAATGAATATGGAACAACCATTTATAAATATATTTTATCTTTAGTTAACCATAAAGAACTTGCCGAGGATCTTTATCAGGAGGTATTACTCTCCGCTTATTTAGCATATCCTTCCATTAAGGAGCCGTGTAAATACAAAAGCTGGTTGTTTAAAATTGCTGTAAATAAGTGCCGTGATTACTGGAGAAAAGAAAATAAGTCGAAGCAATTTTGGAAGAAAGAGGTATATACCTACTCAGCCTCGTTCGAGCCAACATCCATTCCAGAAGAGGAACTTTTACATAAATTTTCTGCAGAACAAATGGCTGAAAAGGTAATGACATTACCTGAAATCTATCGTTATCCTATTTATCTATATTACTATCAGGATTTATCTCTTCTAGAAATTTCCAAGAAAAGCAATCTGCCAATGTCGACCGTAAAAACGAGAATGAAACGGGCGAAGGAACGATTACGGCCAAAAGTGCTGTCACTTGCTTAA
- a CDS encoding aromatic amino acid hydroxylase, which yields MTGKGRKDFPANLQPYISKQYYQRYTPIDHAVWRFVMKQNHYFLKEIAHSAYVNGLKDSGIRTESIPKVDDMNTSLAKVGWGAVTIDGLIPGAAFYSFLANGILPIATEIRNIQNLAYTPAPDMIHEAAGHAPILLDESYRDFVKKIGEMGAKALSSKEKLEVFKAVRHLTIVAEDPASTPEQVKEAEIQVADARMKVKGLSEADQVSRLFWWTVEYGLIGELNNPRIYGAGLLSSVGESQSCLKDDVRKIPFSVEECIKTPYDVTKTQPQLFVCKTFGDLVEAVDQFAATMAFRKGGTESLDKALQTDSVATMVFSSGLQVTGTLASILKDENGDAVYFRTKGPTALSFDYKQLDGQGTETHRKGFGTPIGSLEGNIVLEDCTAEQLQELGIIKEKEAVLTFQSGAKVEGIIKNIILSENKPTLISFKECTVSYKDMILFEKSWGTFDMAVGAKVISVFAGAADPNNYYEYEKIEEVEEIIGQKGWNELETLYEEIRSLREGSEWNEQSLFHMNQVLAILDEKYPKEWLLRLEILELYKLHHGSHSKVPLLIERLENTAWDSSVKQMIQRGLILIHNS from the coding sequence ATGACTGGAAAAGGAAGAAAGGATTTTCCTGCGAATTTACAGCCATATATTTCAAAGCAATATTACCAACGCTATACACCAATTGATCATGCAGTTTGGCGATTTGTTATGAAACAAAATCATTATTTTTTAAAGGAAATTGCCCATTCTGCCTATGTAAATGGTTTAAAGGATTCAGGGATCAGGACCGAATCCATTCCAAAGGTAGATGATATGAATACGAGTCTCGCAAAGGTGGGATGGGGGGCTGTTACAATTGATGGGCTGATTCCCGGAGCGGCTTTTTATAGCTTTTTAGCAAATGGGATTCTTCCGATTGCAACAGAAATAAGGAACATCCAAAACCTTGCCTATACACCTGCACCAGATATGATTCACGAAGCGGCAGGACATGCGCCGATTTTATTAGATGAATCATACCGCGATTTTGTAAAAAAAATCGGCGAAATGGGCGCTAAGGCACTTTCTAGTAAAGAAAAGCTGGAGGTTTTTAAAGCAGTCCGCCATTTAACCATCGTAGCAGAAGATCCTGCCTCTACCCCGGAGCAGGTAAAAGAAGCTGAAATACAGGTAGCAGATGCGAGAATGAAGGTAAAAGGTTTATCTGAAGCGGATCAAGTTTCAAGGCTATTTTGGTGGACGGTTGAATATGGGCTAATAGGGGAGCTGAACAATCCTAGAATATACGGAGCGGGCCTGCTTTCGTCGGTAGGTGAGAGCCAAAGCTGCTTGAAAGATGATGTACGAAAAATTCCTTTTTCAGTTGAAGAATGTATAAAGACCCCATACGATGTTACAAAGACGCAGCCACAGTTATTTGTTTGTAAAACCTTCGGTGACTTAGTAGAAGCCGTTGATCAATTTGCTGCGACAATGGCATTTCGAAAAGGCGGAACGGAAAGTCTTGATAAGGCACTGCAAACAGATAGTGTTGCCACGATGGTTTTTTCCTCCGGATTGCAAGTAACCGGAACATTAGCATCCATTTTAAAGGATGAAAATGGGGATGCTGTTTATTTCCGTACGAAGGGACCAACAGCATTATCCTTTGATTATAAGCAATTAGATGGGCAGGGGACAGAAACACATCGTAAAGGCTTTGGAACACCAATTGGCAGTTTAGAAGGTAATATTGTACTAGAGGATTGTACGGCGGAGCAACTACAAGAGTTAGGAATCATAAAAGAGAAGGAAGCCGTATTAACGTTTCAAAGCGGGGCAAAAGTAGAAGGCATCATCAAAAATATCATATTGTCTGAAAATAAGCCAACCTTAATTTCTTTTAAAGAATGTACAGTAAGTTATAAAGATATGATACTGTTTGAAAAATCCTGGGGGACATTTGATATGGCCGTTGGAGCAAAGGTTATATCAGTCTTTGCAGGGGCAGCTGATCCGAATAATTATTATGAATATGAAAAAATAGAAGAAGTAGAGGAAATAATAGGACAAAAGGGTTGGAACGAACTAGAAACCTTATATGAAGAAATTCGCAGCTTACGTGAGGGTTCCGAATGGAATGAACAAAGTTTATTTCATATGAATCAAGTTTTAGCTATTTTAGATGAAAAATATCCGAAGGAATGGTTATTGCGGCTGGAAATATTAGAGCTTTATAAACTGCACCATGGCAGTCATTCCAAGGTTCCTCTCCTTATAGAAAGGCTTGAAAATACAGCTTGGGATTCTTCAGTTAAACAAATGATACAACGTGGATTAATTTTAATCCATAACAGCTAA
- a CDS encoding Bax inhibitor-1/YccA family protein produces the protein MYTQTTSEYMPSVLRTFALSLAIAFLGTMAGVYVPPSLFLPLAILEFVMILAAVIFRRKKAISYSFLYIFTFISGITLYPIVAYYAATAGANVVIMAFATTTVVFTGISIYAAKSKRNFSFLGGFLLAALLALVAISLFNIFFPLSSTGMLAYSFIGVLVFSGYVLFDVSRMKHHGVRAEEVPLMALSLYLDFVNLFVSILRILGILSSKD, from the coding sequence TTGTATACACAAACTACATCAGAATATATGCCATCCGTTTTACGTACATTTGCTTTATCTCTTGCGATTGCCTTCCTTGGCACAATGGCAGGTGTTTATGTACCACCAAGTTTATTTCTACCATTGGCAATCTTAGAATTTGTAATGATTCTCGCAGCAGTCATTTTCAGACGTAAAAAAGCAATCTCTTATTCCTTTCTTTATATTTTTACCTTTATCTCAGGGATTACGCTGTATCCAATTGTCGCTTATTATGCCGCGACGGCAGGTGCAAATGTCGTAATCATGGCGTTTGCTACCACAACAGTTGTGTTTACCGGTATTTCAATATATGCCGCAAAATCAAAACGGAACTTTTCCTTCTTAGGAGGTTTCCTGCTTGCTGCCTTGCTAGCATTAGTGGCAATTTCACTTTTTAATATTTTCTTCCCGCTTAGCTCAACGGGAATGCTCGCATATTCCTTTATAGGGGTATTAGTATTTAGCGGTTATGTTCTCTTTGATGTCAGCCGTATGAAACACCACGGTGTAAGAGCAGAAGAAGTACCATTAATGGCATTAAGCTTATACTTGGATTTTGTTAACCTATTCGTCAGCATCCTTCGCATTTTAGGGATTTTATCAAGTAAAGATTAA
- the mscL gene encoding large-conductance mechanosensitive channel protein MscL: MWKEFKQFAMKGNVIDLAVGVIIGGAFGKIVSSLVADIIMPLIGLLTGNVDSFSKLSYNGIKYGQFIQAVVDFFIIAFSIFLFIKFINRFKKKEEPALVVEKVNRQEELLAEIRDLLKEEKDILRKNETS, translated from the coding sequence ATGTGGAAAGAATTTAAACAGTTTGCCATGAAAGGCAACGTAATCGATTTAGCTGTCGGTGTCATTATTGGCGGGGCGTTTGGGAAAATTGTTTCTTCCCTTGTCGCGGATATTATCATGCCATTGATAGGATTGTTAACCGGGAATGTAGACTCTTTTTCTAAACTTTCCTATAATGGTATAAAGTACGGACAATTTATTCAAGCAGTCGTCGATTTCTTTATTATCGCCTTTTCAATTTTTCTATTTATTAAATTCATTAATCGTTTTAAAAAGAAAGAAGAACCTGCTCTAGTGGTGGAAAAAGTTAACCGCCAAGAAGAACTTTTAGCAGAGATTCGTGATTTATTAAAAGAAGAGAAAGATATTTTAAGAAAAAACGAAACATCTTGA
- a CDS encoding aminopeptidase, translating to MSEFQKNLEKYAELAVKVGVNVQPGQTLVVNAALDAAEFVRLVVKKAYETGAHNVIVNWNDDTVTRTKYDLAPDEAFNEYPAWRAKEIEELADNGAAFMSVISSSPDLLKGVAPERIANFNKAAGKALANYRKAAQSDKVSWSVIAVPSKAWAVKVFPDAPAENQVNMLWDAIFKAVRVDVENPVDAWKKHDETLHEKVNYLNEKRYKKLHYTAPGTDLTIELPEKHLWVGAGSVNEKGFEFMANMPTEEVFTVPLKTGVNGTVASTKPLSYGGNIIDRFSITFENGKIVGVKAEEGEEILKRLVETDEGSHYLGEVALVPFNSPISQSNILFFNTLFDENASNHLAIGSAYAFCIEGGKKMSSEELAENGLNESITHVDFMIGSSEMDIDGITADGASEPIFRAGNWAF from the coding sequence ATGAGTGAATTTCAAAAAAACCTTGAAAAATATGCTGAGCTTGCTGTAAAGGTTGGCGTTAATGTACAGCCTGGTCAAACATTAGTTGTTAACGCAGCTTTAGATGCCGCAGAATTTGTCCGTTTAGTAGTCAAAAAAGCATACGAAACTGGTGCCCACAATGTCATTGTTAACTGGAACGACGATACCGTTACGAGAACAAAATATGATTTAGCACCAGATGAAGCATTCAATGAATACCCTGCCTGGCGTGCAAAAGAAATAGAAGAACTTGCGGACAATGGTGCTGCCTTTATGTCTGTTATCTCTAGCAGTCCGGATTTACTTAAAGGCGTGGCCCCTGAACGGATTGCCAACTTCAATAAAGCTGCCGGAAAAGCCCTTGCAAACTACCGCAAGGCTGCACAATCTGATAAGGTGAGCTGGTCGGTTATTGCTGTCCCATCAAAAGCTTGGGCTGTTAAGGTATTCCCTGATGCGCCAGCTGAAAACCAAGTAAACATGCTTTGGGATGCCATTTTTAAAGCGGTACGTGTGGATGTTGAAAATCCTGTCGATGCCTGGAAGAAACATGACGAAACCCTTCATGAGAAGGTTAACTATTTAAATGAGAAACGATACAAAAAACTTCATTATACAGCACCTGGTACGGACTTAACGATTGAGCTTCCAGAAAAACATCTCTGGGTGGGAGCTGGCAGTGTGAATGAAAAGGGCTTTGAGTTTATGGCCAACATGCCGACAGAGGAGGTTTTCACCGTACCATTAAAAACTGGTGTTAATGGTACGGTCGCAAGTACAAAACCGCTAAGTTACGGTGGTAATATTATTGATCGTTTTTCAATAACATTCGAAAATGGAAAAATTGTTGGCGTAAAAGCTGAAGAAGGCGAAGAAATATTGAAGCGTCTTGTCGAGACAGACGAAGGCTCACATTATCTTGGTGAAGTGGCTCTTGTTCCATTTAACTCACCAATTTCACAATCAAACATCCTTTTCTTTAACACCCTATTTGATGAAAATGCATCAAATCACTTAGCAATTGGAAGTGCCTATGCCTTCTGTATCGAGGGCGGCAAGAAAATGTCATCGGAGGAATTAGCAGAAAACGGGCTAAACGAAAGTATTACCCATGTTGATTTCATGATTGGCTCATCCGAAATGGACATCGACGGAATCACTGCCGACGGGGCGTCAGAACCAATCTTCAGAGCTGGAAATTGGGCTTTTTGA